One window of Sinorhizobium numidicum genomic DNA carries:
- a CDS encoding MmcQ/YjbR family DNA-binding protein — protein sequence MAGDMVSSFERVRRLAESIGLPETTVGTSYGTPALLVKGKSFARMKNAETLVVMCALEEKEMLMELDPSLFFETDHYKGWPAMLVRLSAIDNETLTQRLIAAWREKAPKRLAAQFGP from the coding sequence ATGGCGGGAGATATGGTGAGTTCCTTCGAACGGGTCCGGCGGCTGGCCGAGTCGATCGGACTGCCGGAAACGACCGTCGGCACGTCCTACGGAACGCCAGCGCTGCTCGTCAAAGGCAAGAGCTTCGCTCGGATGAAGAACGCCGAGACGCTGGTGGTGATGTGCGCGCTGGAAGAGAAGGAAATGCTGATGGAACTCGATCCGTCGCTTTTCTTCGAGACCGACCATTACAAGGGGTGGCCGGCGATGCTCGTTAGGCTGTCCGCTATCGACAATGAAACGCTGACGCAGAGACTGATTGCTGCCTGGCGAGAGAAAGCGCCGAAGCGGCTCGCGGCCCAGTTTGGTCCCTGA
- a CDS encoding LysR substrate-binding domain-containing protein translates to MKELNTIHLNGLRAVEAAGRLGSLAAASEELGVTPGAVSQQIVKTEAQLGRAIFERSPRGLVLTDFGRKLLVRLSSAFAELAEAVAQARRRDESVLTVSVAPVFAARWLVYRLNRFAERHPEIRLRIDATTTLVNLETSDVDVGIRVGAGRWPGVRAELLLEQEVFPVCSPALAAELREPADILKLPAVIDEHAMFSWDLWLNAAGLSGSRMTVRHAFNEASLALDAAIAGQGVMLAWQTLAGYAVTKGSLVAPFGIRAKTGFRHYFVTSASRRESKAATVFKRWVRDEVEEGMRLLSAIPAPAAVPPSST, encoded by the coding sequence ATGAAAGAGTTGAACACGATCCATCTGAATGGGCTACGTGCGGTAGAGGCAGCCGGTCGCCTCGGCTCGCTTGCGGCCGCGTCGGAAGAACTCGGCGTGACGCCTGGCGCCGTGAGTCAGCAGATCGTCAAGACCGAGGCGCAACTGGGGCGCGCGATCTTCGAGCGCTCGCCGAGAGGGCTCGTACTCACGGATTTCGGGCGCAAGCTCCTGGTGCGGCTGTCGAGTGCCTTTGCGGAACTCGCGGAAGCCGTCGCGCAAGCCCGGCGCCGTGACGAGTCGGTGCTGACGGTTTCCGTGGCCCCGGTTTTTGCAGCTCGCTGGCTGGTCTACCGCCTTAACCGCTTTGCCGAACGTCATCCGGAAATTCGGCTGAGAATTGACGCCACCACCACCCTCGTCAATCTGGAGACCTCCGACGTTGACGTCGGCATCCGCGTCGGTGCGGGGCGCTGGCCAGGCGTGCGCGCCGAACTGCTTCTGGAGCAGGAGGTCTTTCCCGTCTGCTCGCCGGCCCTCGCGGCAGAACTGCGTGAACCCGCAGATATCCTGAAGCTACCTGCGGTCATCGATGAGCATGCGATGTTTTCCTGGGACCTTTGGTTGAACGCGGCCGGTCTTTCCGGCTCCCGGATGACGGTGCGCCATGCCTTCAACGAGGCGTCGCTTGCGCTTGATGCGGCCATTGCCGGCCAAGGCGTCATGCTTGCCTGGCAGACGCTTGCCGGCTACGCCGTGACGAAGGGCAGCCTGGTGGCGCCCTTCGGAATCCGCGCAAAAACCGGCTTTAGACACTATTTCGTCACGTCCGCATCAAGGCGTGAAAGCAAGGCCGCCACCGTCTTCAAACGCTGGGTACGCGATGAAGTCGAGGAGGGAATGCGGCTGCTCTCCGCTATTCCGGCTCCCGCAGCCGTTCCTCCATCATCGACTTGA